The following are from one region of the Bacillus methanolicus MGA3 genome:
- a CDS encoding aspartate aminotransferase family protein → MDPSFLIKPSLDAQYPLIDYGKGVFLYDKQGKKYLDACSGAITANIGHGVEEIIEAMNEQAKKVSFVYRSQFTSEAAENLARKIAENSIGDLKWCFFVNSGSEATETAMKIAIQYWQEKGKQTKTKVLSRWLSYHGITLGALSMSGHTARRARFVPLLEDFPTIHPPYCYRCPYNLTAPECGYLCAKELETAIRRIGADHIAAFIAEPVIGAAGGAISPPEGYYKVIKEICEKNDILFIADEVMTGFGRTGKMFACEHWGIIPDLIALGKGMGAGYTPIAAALVSEKIIKTIVNGSKMIMSGHTLSANPHSCAVSLSVLEYIEKNKLIEGVEQKSIYLFKKLKKLQNKYPFIGDVRGKGLLIGLEFVQDSQKTPFPRTTRLIQSLIEIAQEHGLLLYPAAAGTDGINGDAILIAPPLTITKQEIDELVSLLQTSLELLDQEVLEPRKEGGV, encoded by the coding sequence ATGGATCCGTCTTTTTTAATTAAGCCTTCTTTGGATGCACAATATCCTCTGATTGATTATGGCAAAGGTGTGTTTTTATATGATAAGCAAGGAAAAAAATATTTAGATGCGTGCTCAGGAGCTATCACCGCCAATATTGGCCATGGAGTGGAAGAAATTATCGAGGCGATGAACGAACAAGCGAAAAAGGTTTCATTCGTCTATCGGTCCCAATTTACGAGTGAAGCAGCCGAAAATTTAGCAAGGAAGATTGCCGAAAACTCCATTGGCGACTTGAAATGGTGTTTTTTTGTGAACAGCGGTTCCGAAGCAACTGAAACAGCAATGAAAATTGCGATCCAATATTGGCAGGAAAAAGGGAAACAGACAAAAACAAAAGTATTGTCCAGATGGCTAAGTTACCATGGGATTACCCTCGGTGCACTATCGATGTCGGGACATACCGCCAGAAGGGCGAGGTTCGTTCCGCTGCTCGAGGATTTTCCAACGATTCATCCTCCGTATTGCTACCGGTGCCCTTATAATTTGACTGCCCCAGAATGCGGTTATTTATGTGCAAAAGAGCTTGAAACTGCCATTCGCCGAATTGGTGCTGATCATATCGCAGCATTTATTGCAGAGCCTGTTATTGGAGCGGCTGGCGGTGCAATTTCCCCTCCTGAAGGCTATTACAAAGTGATCAAAGAAATTTGTGAGAAAAACGATATTCTTTTTATTGCAGATGAAGTGATGACCGGGTTTGGAAGAACGGGAAAAATGTTTGCCTGTGAACATTGGGGCATTATTCCGGATTTGATCGCCTTGGGGAAAGGGATGGGAGCCGGGTACACTCCTATCGCAGCAGCGCTCGTGAGTGAAAAAATAATCAAAACAATTGTAAACGGTTCCAAAATGATTATGAGCGGTCACACGTTAAGCGCCAACCCCCACTCTTGTGCAGTGTCGCTTTCAGTTCTTGAATATATAGAAAAAAACAAATTGATCGAAGGTGTAGAACAGAAAAGCATCTACTTATTTAAAAAGCTGAAAAAACTTCAAAATAAATATCCCTTCATTGGAGACGTTCGCGGAAAAGGCTTATTAATAGGCCTTGAATTTGTCCAAGATTCACAAAAAACTCCTTTTCCGCGAACCACCAGACTGATACAGTCGCTGATCGAAATAGCTCAGGAGCATGGTCTGCTGCTGTATCCAGCTGCTGCAGGGACGGATGGAATAAATGGAGATGCCATACTGATTGCTCCGCCACTTACGATTACAAAGCAAGAAATCGATGAATTGGTCAGCCTTCTTCAAACTTCTCTTGAGCTTTTGGACCAAGAAGTTCTGGAACCGAGGAAGGAAGGTGGCGTGTAA
- a CDS encoding 3-oxoacid CoA-transferase subunit B: protein MGMGIDIRNRIAKRAAKEIKNGMVVNLGIGIPSLIPDHLPDGINVMFHAENGIVGMGPSPKTGMEDENLCNAGGFPVSIISGASYCDSATAFGMIRRGRIDMTVLGALQVSSKGDLANWIVPWKKVPGMGGAMDLAQKAKKVIVVMNHNDKNGQPKIVETCTLPLTSRRCIDLIITDIAVFQVKKEHLLLTEIFSPFTIDDVQRKTGCMFKISEDLIQIS from the coding sequence ATGGGCATGGGAATAGACATAAGAAACCGGATTGCAAAAAGGGCAGCAAAGGAAATAAAAAACGGGATGGTTGTAAACCTCGGGATTGGCATTCCATCTCTAATTCCTGATCATTTGCCGGATGGCATAAACGTCATGTTTCATGCAGAAAACGGAATTGTCGGGATGGGTCCAAGCCCGAAAACCGGAATGGAAGATGAAAATTTATGCAACGCCGGAGGGTTTCCCGTTTCAATTATCTCAGGTGCATCCTATTGTGACAGCGCGACTGCCTTTGGAATGATCAGGAGAGGAAGAATTGATATGACTGTTCTTGGGGCGCTGCAGGTGAGCAGCAAGGGTGATCTGGCGAATTGGATTGTACCTTGGAAAAAGGTTCCGGGAATGGGTGGAGCAATGGATCTTGCGCAAAAAGCAAAAAAAGTCATCGTCGTGATGAATCATAATGATAAGAACGGACAGCCCAAAATTGTGGAAACATGTACACTTCCATTAACCTCCAGGCGGTGCATCGATTTGATTATTACAGACATAGCAGTATTTCAAGTAAAAAAAGAACATTTGCTTCTAACAGAAATTTTTTCTCCTTTTACAATTGACGATGTTCAACGCAAAACAGGCTGTATGTTCAAAATCAGTGAGGATCTCATACAAATTAGCTGA
- a CDS encoding CoA transferase subunit A encodes MENPFGKITTLEKVLEYFYDGMTVMFGGFGGVGTPPTLIDGLLDKGVKDLTLIGNDTGFPHIGIGKIISNGRARKVIASHIGSNPIAGNMMNAGELEVEFSPQGTLAERIRAGGVGLAGVLTDIGMDNELVTKDKEKVLINGKKFLVETALTADVSIVFAKKADPYGNLIYDKSARNTNPLVAMAGDITIVEAEEIVPLGSLNPEEIITPGVFVDIIIPSGGVNWKWAWE; translated from the coding sequence ATGGAAAACCCTTTCGGTAAAATTACGACTCTTGAAAAAGTTTTAGAGTATTTTTATGATGGTATGACCGTCATGTTCGGCGGTTTCGGCGGGGTCGGCACGCCGCCGACACTAATTGATGGACTTCTTGATAAAGGAGTTAAGGACTTAACATTAATCGGGAATGATACAGGATTTCCCCATATCGGCATCGGAAAAATCATTAGCAACGGACGTGCAAGGAAAGTGATTGCATCTCATATAGGTTCGAATCCAATTGCTGGCAATATGATGAATGCAGGAGAATTGGAAGTAGAATTTTCACCACAAGGAACGCTAGCCGAAAGGATTCGTGCCGGCGGAGTAGGACTTGCGGGAGTTTTAACCGATATAGGTATGGATAATGAGCTGGTTACAAAAGACAAAGAAAAGGTCCTGATAAATGGAAAGAAATTTTTGGTAGAAACTGCGTTAACAGCTGATGTATCAATTGTTTTTGCCAAAAAAGCAGATCCTTACGGAAATTTAATTTATGACAAAAGTGCAAGAAACACAAATCCATTAGTAGCAATGGCCGGAGATATCACAATCGTTGAGGCGGAAGAAATCGTCCCATTAGGGAGTCTTAATCCGGAAGAAATTATTACGCCGGGTGTGTTTGTCGATATTATCATACCTTCCGGAGGAGTGAATTGGAAATGGGCATGGGAATAG
- a CDS encoding peptidase, which yields MEEKIKLWLKENKVKGIKLLQKLVQEDSMRGNESRAQAVIIEKCRRIGLSLDIWEIGEESLLNHPDFCSDRKDFSGNPNVVGVLKGSGGGKSIILNGHIDVVPPGERKDWQDDPFSGRIEQGKLYGRGSTDMKGGTVAMLLAIEAIISSGIKLKGDIIFQSVIEEESGGAGTLAAVLRGYKADGAIIPEPTNMKLFPKQQGSMWFRISVKGKSAHGGTKYEGVNAIEKSMKVIKKLEELETKRNRRITDPLYKNIPIPIPINIGKIHGGEWPSSVPDLAVLEGRMGIAPDETIEDAKKEMMACLEELAEKDSWFADYPLIVEWFGGRWLPGNLEADHPLISVISESFESVKKEKPVIEASPWATDGGILSNIGKTPVVVFGPGVTKAAHDVNEYIVLEDMFEASEIIALTLLKWCELS from the coding sequence ATGGAAGAGAAGATAAAGCTGTGGTTAAAAGAAAATAAAGTCAAAGGCATCAAGCTACTGCAAAAACTTGTACAGGAAGACAGCATGAGAGGAAATGAAAGTCGTGCGCAAGCCGTCATCATTGAAAAATGCCGGCGGATCGGTTTATCGCTTGATATATGGGAAATTGGCGAAGAGAGTTTGTTGAACCATCCCGATTTTTGCTCAGACCGAAAGGACTTTTCGGGAAATCCAAATGTAGTTGGCGTTTTAAAAGGGAGCGGTGGAGGAAAGTCAATAATTTTGAACGGCCATATCGACGTTGTGCCACCGGGAGAACGGAAGGATTGGCAAGATGACCCCTTTAGCGGGCGAATTGAACAGGGAAAGCTTTATGGCAGGGGATCAACCGATATGAAAGGCGGCACTGTCGCCATGCTGCTTGCAATAGAGGCCATTATTTCTTCGGGAATAAAGTTAAAAGGAGATATTATTTTTCAAAGTGTCATTGAAGAAGAAAGCGGGGGAGCGGGCACACTTGCTGCCGTTTTGCGGGGATATAAAGCAGATGGCGCGATTATTCCTGAGCCGACAAACATGAAACTGTTTCCTAAACAACAGGGATCGATGTGGTTCCGCATTTCAGTAAAAGGGAAGTCTGCACACGGCGGAACGAAATATGAAGGTGTCAATGCGATAGAAAAATCGATGAAAGTAATCAAAAAGCTGGAGGAACTTGAGACAAAGAGAAATAGACGAATAACCGATCCTCTTTACAAAAATATTCCAATCCCTATCCCGATTAATATAGGAAAGATCCATGGCGGAGAGTGGCCGTCATCTGTCCCCGATCTTGCGGTTCTAGAGGGAAGAATGGGGATTGCACCAGACGAAACGATAGAAGATGCCAAAAAGGAAATGATGGCATGTCTTGAAGAATTGGCTGAAAAAGATTCATGGTTTGCTGATTATCCATTAATCGTTGAATGGTTTGGAGGCCGGTGGCTGCCAGGGAATTTGGAAGCTGATCATCCGCTTATTTCAGTCATCTCTGAAAGCTTTGAGAGTGTAAAAAAAGAAAAACCGGTGATTGAAGCTTCACCTTGGGCAACAGACGGAGGCATTCTATCAAATATCGGCAAAACACCGGTCGTTGTTTTTGGTCCGGGAGTGACAAAGGCAGCGCATGACGTAAATGAATACATTGTTTTAGAAGACATGTTTGAAGCTTCAGAAATCATTGCCTTAACGCTGCTTAAATGGTGTGAACTCAGCTAA